Proteins co-encoded in one Cupriavidus nantongensis genomic window:
- a CDS encoding tyrosine-type recombinase/integrase, producing the protein MALSDLTVRQARTTGKRYTISDNDCLGLMVSAAGGKSWIFRYYWLGKQKRMSLGAYPALSLREARAERDKAQAMLARGIDPQIERDQRRHAARLAGEYTFKNVFDAWVEHRRKELKEGRQSTISQILRIFNKDVLPTLGKMSIYDIRRPQLLGVLAAIEKRKAFTTAEKVRTWFNQLFRYALVVAEGLEVNPAADLDVVAEPKPPVAHNPYLHLPELPEFLQKLRLYNPRGWQTQLGVRLLFLTGVRTGELRLAEPEQFDLDRGLWIIPPQVVKQLQDEMRKAGKRPQDVPPYIVPLSLQAIEIVRYLLGVMRPAQKYLLSHRSELKKRISENTLNKAVQLMGYEGRLTGHGIRGTISTALNEIGYPKIWVDAQLSHSDPNKVSSAYNHAKYVEPRRRMMQDWADRLDLLEQGEVEAASAHLTIRIDGVPVMAEVEEAVDAVPTVDEPTPPGVPPVVATPMVVTPNSGGITFQRLSQVPPPPTHAPEPEVSAIQREREEMLAIYESPNNLPVPLFGKLAGKSKDQINRELKAGKLLSISLGNRGQRVPDWQLVPLKHRLAQVLMNQCPHADSWELYRMLTQPHPDLGDRAAIDAVTPTNVPAIIRVIMGDYQQHTNVAVAIAPQPIPEDVRQSVRRLVDSAVVFEGA; encoded by the coding sequence ATGGCACTCTCTGATCTGACTGTCCGGCAGGCAAGGACCACCGGCAAGCGCTACACCATCTCCGACAACGACTGCCTGGGCCTGATGGTCTCTGCCGCAGGCGGCAAGTCATGGATATTCCGCTACTACTGGCTGGGCAAGCAAAAGCGCATGTCCCTGGGCGCCTATCCCGCCCTCAGCCTGCGCGAGGCCCGCGCCGAGCGGGACAAGGCCCAAGCCATGCTCGCCAGGGGGATCGATCCCCAGATCGAACGCGACCAGCGCCGACACGCGGCCAGGCTGGCGGGCGAATACACCTTCAAGAACGTCTTCGATGCCTGGGTCGAGCATCGCCGCAAGGAACTCAAGGAAGGCCGGCAGAGCACGATCTCGCAGATCCTGCGCATCTTCAACAAGGACGTGCTGCCCACCCTGGGGAAGATGTCCATCTACGACATTCGCCGGCCCCAGCTCCTGGGCGTCCTGGCAGCGATCGAGAAACGCAAGGCGTTCACCACCGCCGAGAAGGTCCGCACCTGGTTCAACCAGTTGTTCCGCTATGCCCTGGTCGTCGCCGAGGGGCTGGAGGTCAACCCGGCCGCCGACCTGGACGTGGTGGCCGAGCCCAAGCCCCCCGTGGCCCACAACCCCTACCTGCACCTGCCCGAGCTGCCCGAGTTCCTTCAGAAGCTCCGGCTCTACAACCCCCGCGGCTGGCAGACCCAGCTTGGCGTCCGGCTGCTGTTCCTGACCGGCGTGCGCACGGGCGAGCTGCGGTTGGCCGAACCTGAACAGTTCGACCTTGACCGTGGCTTGTGGATCATCCCGCCGCAGGTTGTCAAGCAGCTTCAGGACGAGATGCGCAAGGCCGGCAAGCGACCGCAGGACGTGCCGCCCTACATCGTGCCCCTGTCCCTGCAGGCCATCGAGATCGTGCGCTACCTCCTGGGCGTGATGCGGCCGGCGCAGAAGTACCTGCTGTCGCACCGTAGCGAACTCAAGAAGCGCATCAGCGAGAACACCCTCAACAAGGCCGTGCAGCTCATGGGCTATGAGGGACGCCTGACCGGCCACGGCATCCGCGGCACCATCTCGACGGCGCTCAACGAGATCGGCTATCCGAAGATTTGGGTGGACGCGCAGCTTTCGCACTCCGATCCCAACAAGGTGAGTTCGGCCTACAACCACGCCAAGTACGTGGAACCGCGCCGCCGGATGATGCAGGACTGGGCTGATCGCCTCGACTTGCTCGAACAGGGCGAAGTGGAAGCCGCCAGCGCGCACCTGACCATCCGTATCGACGGGGTGCCGGTGATGGCAGAAGTGGAGGAAGCGGTGGATGCTGTCCCCACGGTGGACGAGCCCACTCCCCCCGGAGTCCCGCCAGTCGTGGCCACGCCCATGGTCGTGACCCCGAACAGCGGCGGGATCACGTTCCAGCGGTTGTCGCAGGTGCCGCCGCCCCCGACGCACGCCCCGGAGCCGGAAGTCTCCGCAATTCAGCGCGAGCGCGAGGAAATGCTGGCCATCTACGAGTCGCCGAACAATCTGCCGGTGCCGCTGTTTGGCAAGCTGGCCGGGAAGTCCAAGGACCAGATCAACCGCGAGTTGAAGGCGGGCAAGCTGCTGTCCATCAGCCTGGGCAATCGGGGCCAGCGCGTTCCCGACTGGCAACTGGTGCCGCTCAAGCACAGGCTGGCCCAGGTGCTCATGAACCAGTGCCCGCACGCGGATTCTTGGGAGCTGTACCGCATGCTGACCCAGCCGCACCCGGACCTGGGCGATCGCGCCGCCATCGATGCGGTCACGCCGACCAACGTGCCCGCGATCATCCGGGTCATCATGGGCGACTATCAGCAGCACACGAATGTGGCCGTGGCGATTGCCCCGCAGCCCATCCCCGAAGATGTGCGGCAGAGTGTCCGTCGGCTGGTGGACAGCGCAGTGGTGTTTGAGGGGGCCTAA
- a CDS encoding alpha/beta fold hydrolase, with protein sequence MKNEILENGFLDVAGHRIAYTRQGHGSAIALVHGIPTSRHLWRNVMPLLAASGHEVLAIDLLGYGDSDKPSDADLGIQAQSEIIFQALSALGWKRATMVGHDIGGGIAQLVAINHSEILDRLVLIDSILYDSFPEPGIARLKEPAWDEILGAPDFDLRKGLAKGFSRGMFHTDRVTAELVEAYERPFRDVEGRRAYLRAARALRSEELSSRMEDVEKLALPTLIIWGLHDTFQPLRFAERLAGKMSNAQLQVFDDAGHFLPEDVPEALASRVAEFTSTQEGAR encoded by the coding sequence ATGAAAAACGAAATTCTTGAAAATGGCTTTCTTGACGTGGCCGGTCACCGCATCGCCTACACACGCCAGGGCCACGGGAGTGCCATCGCCCTTGTTCACGGCATTCCCACGAGCCGCCATCTTTGGCGCAACGTCATGCCGCTTCTCGCCGCATCAGGCCATGAAGTGCTTGCGATCGACCTTCTCGGTTATGGTGATTCCGACAAGCCTTCGGACGCGGACCTCGGAATCCAGGCGCAATCCGAAATCATCTTTCAGGCACTTTCGGCCCTGGGGTGGAAGCGCGCAACCATGGTGGGCCACGACATCGGAGGTGGGATTGCCCAGCTCGTGGCTATCAACCATTCCGAAATCCTTGATCGCCTCGTTTTGATTGACTCCATCCTCTATGACTCGTTTCCAGAGCCAGGAATTGCCCGCTTGAAGGAGCCGGCGTGGGACGAAATTCTTGGTGCACCGGACTTCGATCTGAGAAAGGGTCTGGCGAAAGGCTTTTCACGAGGCATGTTCCATACCGATCGGGTGACCGCTGAACTGGTCGAGGCCTATGAGCGTCCGTTCCGTGACGTCGAAGGGCGGCGTGCATACCTACGTGCGGCCCGGGCATTGAGGTCAGAGGAGCTTTCTTCGCGCATGGAAGACGTCGAGAAGCTGGCCCTGCCCACGCTCATCATCTGGGGGCTGCACGACACATTCCAGCCATTGCGCTTCGCAGAGCGTTTGGCAGGGAAGATGTCCAACGCCCAACTCCAGGTTTTTGATGACGCTGGGCATTTCCTGCCAGAGGATGTACCGGAAGCGCTGGCTTCCCGTGTCGCTGAATTTACAAGTACCCAGGAAGGAGCACGCTGA
- a CDS encoding LysR family transcriptional regulator: MEIRHLRCFVVLAEELHFTRAAERLHIEQPPLSRAIKELEDELGVVLFNRNRRGTLLTAAGAAFLQDVRRLFTVLDQARENAKAVAAGLRGSLRIAISDGAIDPRLSAFLARCRAEEPEVEIRLSEVPLAEQLRGLRSGDFMIGFAHTADVGDGVVAEPIWQDPLVIAVPARHALLVHKEVPLHELGGHPLVLCDPHACEGYCRELGRLLQAVEHKLNVVEEVSSLDMMLTLVGAGYGVGFMTATKIPVSQRPDVVIRPLAMDSAVITTYLLRSDNSNLSASLERFIDRLRDSSVG, translated from the coding sequence ATGGAAATTCGGCATTTGCGTTGCTTCGTAGTATTGGCGGAAGAGTTGCATTTCACCCGTGCTGCGGAGCGCTTGCATATTGAACAACCCCCTCTTTCGCGGGCCATCAAGGAGCTTGAGGACGAGCTGGGGGTCGTACTTTTCAATCGAAACCGCCGGGGGACGTTACTGACTGCAGCGGGTGCAGCCTTCCTGCAAGATGTCCGTCGGTTGTTCACCGTTCTGGATCAGGCGCGAGAGAACGCAAAGGCCGTTGCGGCAGGCTTGCGAGGTAGTCTGCGCATCGCGATATCCGACGGGGCCATCGACCCCCGACTGTCGGCGTTTCTTGCCCGTTGTCGTGCAGAAGAGCCGGAGGTCGAGATACGTCTATCAGAAGTGCCTTTGGCCGAGCAGTTGCGCGGCCTGCGCTCGGGCGATTTCATGATCGGGTTCGCACATACGGCCGACGTCGGCGACGGCGTTGTTGCCGAACCAATCTGGCAAGACCCGCTGGTGATCGCGGTGCCAGCCCGGCACGCATTGCTCGTCCACAAGGAGGTTCCACTCCACGAACTGGGAGGGCATCCGCTTGTCTTGTGCGACCCGCACGCATGCGAGGGCTATTGCCGCGAGCTGGGACGCCTCCTGCAAGCGGTGGAGCACAAGCTGAACGTCGTGGAGGAAGTGTCCTCGCTGGACATGATGCTTACCTTAGTCGGCGCAGGCTATGGCGTCGGCTTCATGACGGCGACCAAGATTCCGGTCTCCCAACGGCCGGATGTGGTGATCCGTCCGCTGGCGATGGATTCCGCCGTGATCACGACCTACCTGCTTCGGTCCGACAACAGCAATTTGTCGGCTTCGCTGGAGCGGTTTATCGACCGCCTGCGCGACTCTTCGGTCGGCTGA
- a CDS encoding DMT family transporter — MARNAHAPASSQAGFLVTLFASTFLMGSSFVAGKILLQQGFTPMILVGWRFFVAALATLPLVLAGERNIVAALLPAKAGLRDVALVILIGLLQTAAVMGLLFWAMQFISASTAAILLFTNPIWVAVLGRIFLGESLHRARLLGLLLGVVGVALAIGISPSMFSGGMTLAGEIIGIVSALCWASATLINKRAALPFAPWALSFWQMLVGAIAILVIAYINGEQWPDNVTREQWGWFLWLSIPASTGSFGLWFVALKRGGATRTSGFLFLAPLFTVILAYFILDTEISWMQAAGGILIGLALWLVNRELPARSRRERADEVIAEGEP, encoded by the coding sequence ATGGCGCGAAATGCCCACGCTCCTGCATCCAGTCAGGCTGGCTTCCTTGTCACGCTTTTCGCATCGACCTTCTTGATGGGGTCCAGCTTCGTCGCAGGAAAAATCCTGCTACAGCAGGGCTTCACGCCGATGATCTTGGTCGGGTGGCGCTTCTTTGTCGCGGCCTTGGCGACCTTGCCGCTGGTGCTGGCCGGCGAGCGAAATATTGTGGCCGCGCTCCTGCCAGCCAAAGCAGGGCTGCGTGATGTTGCGCTGGTGATCCTGATTGGCTTGCTTCAGACAGCCGCCGTCATGGGGCTGCTGTTCTGGGCCATGCAGTTCATCTCCGCATCGACGGCCGCCATCCTGCTTTTCACCAATCCGATCTGGGTTGCTGTTCTGGGTCGCATCTTCCTTGGCGAAAGCCTGCACAGAGCGAGGCTCCTTGGGTTGCTTCTTGGCGTTGTCGGTGTTGCGCTTGCCATTGGTATCAGCCCATCCATGTTTTCTGGCGGGATGACCTTGGCTGGCGAAATCATCGGCATCGTCTCTGCGCTTTGCTGGGCAAGCGCGACGCTCATCAATAAACGGGCGGCATTGCCGTTCGCGCCTTGGGCCTTGAGTTTCTGGCAAATGCTGGTGGGTGCGATCGCCATTCTAGTCATCGCCTACATCAATGGTGAGCAATGGCCCGATAACGTAACGCGGGAGCAATGGGGATGGTTTCTCTGGCTTTCCATCCCTGCATCAACGGGCTCATTTGGCCTCTGGTTCGTGGCGCTTAAAAGAGGTGGTGCAACAAGAACGAGCGGATTTCTGTTCTTGGCTCCGCTGTTCACGGTCATCCTTGCTTATTTCATCTTGGACACGGAAATTTCCTGGATGCAGGCTGCTGGCGGAATATTGATAGGCCTTGCTTTATGGCTCGTCAATCGAGAACTGCCGGCAAGAAGTCGGCGCGAGAGGGCTGACGAGGTAATCGCTGAGGGCGAGCCGTGA
- a CDS encoding helix-turn-helix domain-containing protein: MQKSTIKPGRPSGTPTYESEAASAFGQAVRAARVAQGVAQDVFASRAGVSRSHMGKIERGEHVPTLPLILKISTALRLSAAELMAATERNLGAETDT; encoded by the coding sequence ATGCAGAAATCGACAATTAAGCCAGGCCGTCCTTCTGGCACACCGACATATGAATCCGAGGCGGCGTCAGCCTTCGGACAGGCCGTGCGCGCTGCTCGCGTCGCCCAAGGGGTCGCGCAAGACGTGTTCGCATCTCGGGCAGGCGTTTCTCGCTCGCACATGGGCAAGATCGAGCGCGGTGAGCATGTGCCCACGCTTCCGCTCATACTGAAAATTTCTACGGCGCTCAGGTTAAGCGCGGCTGAACTGATGGCCGCAACCGAACGCAATCTGGGTGCCGAAACCGATACTTGA
- a CDS encoding TetR/AcrR family transcriptional regulator: MGRVRNFDRDAVLESAVDVFWERGYDGAGMQEICRVTGLNPGSVYAAFGDKHGLFIEALKSYMASMSRETIARLNSNPSGRAGIADYYAALIEAMLDGKRRWGCLVTNSIVEFAMNDPQISEAFQLHLARLETALSGAIERAKQAGELSRDVDAAEAAVFLVCTTQGLNVLAKTRPSRRTLEAITRHAFTALGFEA, encoded by the coding sequence ATGGGCCGAGTACGAAACTTTGACCGCGATGCGGTGCTTGAAAGCGCGGTGGACGTCTTCTGGGAGCGGGGCTATGACGGGGCTGGCATGCAGGAGATCTGCCGGGTCACCGGGCTCAACCCGGGCAGCGTCTACGCCGCCTTCGGTGACAAGCACGGCCTCTTCATCGAGGCTTTGAAGAGCTACATGGCGTCCATGTCGCGAGAGACGATCGCGCGCCTGAACAGCAATCCGTCCGGTCGGGCCGGGATTGCCGACTACTACGCGGCGCTCATCGAAGCGATGCTGGACGGCAAACGGCGCTGGGGATGCCTTGTGACGAACTCGATCGTTGAGTTCGCCATGAATGATCCGCAGATCAGCGAAGCCTTCCAACTCCACCTGGCCAGGCTGGAAACGGCCCTATCTGGCGCGATCGAGCGGGCAAAGCAAGCGGGAGAACTATCGCGGGACGTCGATGCGGCCGAAGCGGCCGTATTTCTCGTATGCACGACGCAAGGACTCAATGTCCTGGCCAAGACCCGGCCCAGCCGGCGCACACTGGAGGCGATCACGCGGCATGCGTTCACGGCGTTGGGATTCGAGGCCTGA
- a CDS encoding LysR family substrate-binding domain-containing protein encodes MTDAASQSSHFRLAIAPGVTSPCLSTLLALQRAEEPDTAIAFFETSGDELMTGLHEGRYDAGISLRNVSAPTLKSQPLWSESMAIAMPMRCPLLDRAKLTVAELLAYPIFRWQAETCPLLDQRLSFLMSASKPDIVEYVTSFEMMALWVAAGYGVGVSAQSRIEDAHGWGIGMRPLRDGPYEIVTYLQRPHGQTNSVSERFVRRALQVARAGAA; translated from the coding sequence ATGACTGATGCCGCCAGCCAGTCTTCCCACTTCAGGCTTGCTATAGCACCTGGGGTGACATCGCCATGCCTCTCGACGCTTCTTGCCCTGCAGCGCGCGGAAGAGCCGGACACCGCCATCGCGTTCTTTGAGACCTCGGGCGATGAACTGATGACAGGCCTTCATGAAGGCCGCTACGACGCAGGCATTTCGCTTCGGAACGTGAGTGCTCCAACCTTGAAGAGTCAACCTCTGTGGAGCGAGAGCATGGCCATTGCCATGCCAATGCGGTGCCCCTTGCTGGACCGGGCGAAGCTCACGGTCGCCGAACTACTGGCCTATCCCATTTTTCGCTGGCAGGCGGAGACCTGCCCTCTGCTGGATCAGCGGCTGTCCTTCCTCATGTCGGCGAGCAAACCGGACATCGTTGAGTACGTGACTTCCTTCGAGATGATGGCGCTATGGGTCGCTGCTGGCTACGGCGTCGGGGTATCTGCGCAATCGCGCATTGAGGACGCACATGGATGGGGGATCGGCATGCGGCCGCTCCGCGACGGCCCCTATGAAATCGTGACGTATCTGCAACGGCCTCACGGGCAGACCAACTCCGTTTCCGAGCGGTTCGTGCGTAGAGCACTGCAAGTTGCCAGGGCAGGTGCGGCGTAG
- a CDS encoding ketopantoate reductase family protein, with protein sequence MKIAIMGTGGVGGYFGAKLALGGNDVSFIARGAHLAAIQSQGLTVRSPLGDMHVPTPRATDTPSDVGPVDVVLFGVKLWDTETAANAIKPLIGPETMVISFQNGVIKDELLRATLGEKPVAGGVCYIAATIEAPGVIGHANNLQKLVFGEYGGHRSARIERFHRAWIQSGIDAEISDDIARVIWEKFVFLVGLSATTASTRRPIGVVRGNPASRKLLEGVMQEVVDVGRAEGVNLATDFALDRLRFCDQLPADMTASMLRDLERGNRLEVQWLSGDVSSRGRRLGVPTPRNSVVCEILAVHADGAQ encoded by the coding sequence ATGAAGATCGCGATCATGGGCACCGGAGGCGTAGGTGGTTATTTCGGAGCCAAACTGGCCCTCGGAGGCAACGACGTCAGCTTCATTGCCAGAGGGGCGCACCTGGCTGCCATCCAGTCCCAAGGCCTCACTGTGCGCAGTCCGCTAGGGGACATGCATGTCCCCACGCCCAGAGCAACCGACACGCCGTCGGACGTCGGGCCAGTCGATGTCGTTCTGTTCGGTGTCAAGCTTTGGGATACCGAGACGGCCGCCAACGCGATCAAGCCGCTGATCGGACCCGAAACGATGGTGATCTCCTTCCAGAACGGGGTGATCAAGGACGAATTGCTGAGAGCCACGCTCGGAGAAAAGCCGGTAGCAGGTGGCGTTTGCTACATCGCGGCCACCATCGAGGCCCCGGGCGTCATCGGTCATGCCAACAACCTGCAGAAGCTGGTCTTTGGCGAGTACGGCGGCCATCGCAGCGCGCGTATCGAGCGCTTCCATCGAGCCTGGATCCAGTCGGGGATCGACGCCGAGATCAGCGACGACATTGCCAGAGTGATCTGGGAGAAGTTCGTCTTCCTGGTTGGCCTGTCGGCGACCACCGCGTCCACACGGCGCCCGATAGGCGTGGTGCGCGGCAACCCGGCCTCCCGCAAGTTGCTCGAAGGCGTCATGCAGGAGGTGGTCGACGTCGGACGTGCTGAAGGCGTCAACCTCGCCACTGACTTTGCCCTGGACCGGCTTCGCTTCTGCGACCAACTGCCCGCCGACATGACTGCTTCCATGTTGCGCGACCTGGAACGCGGAAACCGGCTGGAGGTGCAGTGGCTCAGCGGCGACGTCAGCAGCAGAGGCCGACGGCTCGGCGTGCCCACGCCGCGAAATTCAGTGGTCTGCGAAATCCTTGCGGTTCATGCGGACGGAGCGCAGTGA